Proteins encoded within one genomic window of Fragaria vesca subsp. vesca linkage group LG1, FraVesHawaii_1.0, whole genome shotgun sequence:
- the LOC101305308 gene encoding multidrug and toxin extrusion protein 2-like, whose amino-acid sequence MCNPNPSVNSTTTQKPGEQLHQQPQPHLYLDLFLSLPKDERNEPPKLVVKQLQPQPQPPQISVIEVVKETKSLFNLAFPMLITGLILYSRSILSMLFLGRLGDLELAAGSLAIAFANITGYSVLSGLALGMEPLCSQAFGARRPKLLSVTLHRCVIFLVVCSLPISFLWYNISTILLYVHQDPKITSMAHTYLMFSLPDLFTNSLTHPIRIYLRAQGITHPLTLASLAGTCLHLPMNFLLVTKLQLGVTGVAAASAASNFFVLVCLVMYIWARGLHVPTWTAPSRECLTGWAPLLRLAAPSCVSVCLEWWWYEIMIVLCGLLVDPKATVASMGVLIQTTSFIYVFPSSLGFAVSTRVGNELGGNRPYRAKLSAVVAVALAFVMGLSAAAFASGMRGVWGRMFTNDPEIIRLTSLALPILGLCELGNCPQTVACGVLRGSARPTTAANVNLGAFYLVGMPVAVGLGFWLRVGFNGLWIGLLSAQICCAGLMLYVVGTTDWDLQAKRAQALSCAGCEVILPPPTSSCDSKGEEAVQPLIIVTVPSSR is encoded by the coding sequence ATGTGTAATCCAAACCCTTCTGTTAATTCGACGACAACCCAGAAACCAGGAGAGCAGCTTCATCAACAGCCGCAGCCGCATCTTTATTTAGACCTCTTCTTATCTCTACCGAAAGATGAAAGAAACGAACCGCCAAAGCTTGTAGTAAAGCAACTACAACCGCAGCCGCAGCCACCACAAATTTCCGTCATTGAAGTCGTCAAAGAAACCAAGTCACTCTTCAACCTCGCCTTCCCCATGCTCATCACAGGCCTCATTCTCTACTCCCGCTCCATCCTCTCCATGCTCTTCCTCGGCCGCCTCGGCGACTTAGAGCTCGCCGCGGGGTCACTAGCCATAGCCTTTGCAAACATCACAGGCTACTCCGTACTCTCCGGCCTAGCCTTGGGTATGGAGCCGCTTTGTTCCCAAGCCTTCGGAGCTCGACGTCCGAAGCTTCTGTCAGTGACCCTCCACCGCTGCGTAATCTTCCTTGTAGTTTGCTCCCTCCCCATTTCGTTCCTTTGGTACAACATATCGACCATTCTGTTATATGTCCACCAAGACCCGAAAATTACCTCAATGGCTCACACTTATCTCATGTTCTCCCTCCCTGACCTTTTCACCAACTCTCTCACTCATCCAATCCGCATTTACCTTCGCGCTCAGGGCATCACCCACCCGTTAACTCTCGCCTCCCTCGCCGGAACATGCCTTCATCTGCCTATGAATTTTTTGTTAGTGACTAAACTTCAGCTGGGAGTCACCGGCGTCGCGGCAGCTTCCGCGGCGTCGAATTTCTTCGTGCTGGTGTGTCTCGTGATGTATATTTGGGCAAGAGGGCTGCACGTGCCCACGTGGACGGCGCCGAGCCGGGAGTGTTTGACCGGCTGGGCGCCGCTGCTGCGGCTGGCAGCGCCGAGCTGCGTGTCCGTGTGTTTGGAATGGTGGTGGTACGAGATCATGATCGTCTTGTGTGGCCTTCTGGTGGACCCCAAAGCAACCGTCGCCTCGATGGGCGTGCTTATCCAAACGACGTCGTTCATCTACGTCTTCCCGTCTTCTCTCGGGTTCGCGGTCTCGACGCGGGTCGGGAACGAGCTCGGGGGGAACCGGCCTTACAGAGCCAAGCTATCCGCTGTGGTCGCGGTAGCGCTCGCCTTCGTCATGGGCCTATCCGCCGCGGCCTTCGCGTCCGGAATGAGAGGCGTGTGGGGCCGCATGTTCACAAATGACCCTGAGATCATACGGCTGACGTCGCTCGCGCTTCCGATCCTAGGGCTGTGCGAGCTCGGCAACTGTCCCCAGACAGTCGCGTGTGGGGTACTCAGAGGCAGCGCGCGTCCGACTACTGCAGCGAACGTGAACCTCGGCGCGTTTTATCTGGTGGGCATGCCCGTGGCGGTTGGGCTCGGGTTCTGGCTCCGCGTCGGGTTTAACGGGCTGTGGATCGGGTTGCTGTCGGCCCAGATATGCTGTGCGGGGCTGATGTTGTATGTTGTGGGGACCACGGACTGGGATTTGCAGGCGAAGAGGGCTCAGGCGCTATCGTGTGCCGGGTGTGAGGTGATACTACCTCCTCCAACTAGTAGTTGTGATTCGAAAGGTGAAGAAGCAGTGCAGCCATTGATCATCGTTACGGTGCCTTCTTCCAGATAA